One region of Sus scrofa isolate TJ Tabasco breed Duroc chromosome 3, Sscrofa11.1, whole genome shotgun sequence genomic DNA includes:
- the ETAA1 gene encoding ewing's tumor-associated antigen 1 isoform X3: protein MSRRRKHGDSPGLKNTPRKATATEECSSVVEPGKRRLRSAHGSGPRGARERPTRPLPQQEQPPAAASCSKSNPEEMYETPKRMLQVDLLSSTFSSPNDPDGLNDIFWDQNSPMTKQLGKGRKKQIYTTDSDEISHIVNRIAPQDEKPTTDSMLGMWIGATAIPCTPSVAKGKSRAKISCTKLKTQNQEEELMKLAKQFDKNMEELDVIQEQNRNHDLIQMISDAETLNNYRDNVQTQLLHDIVPKVDATVKKPVKENTKMPLVNDQNSSQRPFDQNAEAAFIAIFDGSTQKCSGQLSQDLSDAFLDTSNINFRMKNASKDKIITNEALVTEKLPDKTPGSLSHQVDIPTMTKSYVTSCIKEPGAFNRPIDALTTSDFEDDWENLLSHEPFMQNVEMSELFPAPKIAQIADQKELCTFNSINDKSKSGMNISLDARLRDSKMLQNLPSKTHNRELTDATKYKLSPDPNGKPNKLSSTGNKMKFEKLCDTVIQNRIQDCATRSNLTKVKEDAHIKFSPNVNTSGKKSTLNTGGPNEQKNKSIFNQSFKTPTNVEPLGSATLGNKASVGNPNQTNASKLTSFFDDWNDPSFASEIIKAGHQLENTWEDDVDDDLLYQACDDIERLTQQQDIRVNSRTSESVLGINNSSKHGAKNVVTTPKKGSQLLQSKHLNLNSISAHTFSLTNSSQVNKSVKMEKGEICGNSPGFLGATTKLTLYSKNSNCPMNNLHVSWNNNTDVPIQVNSSRSVLTGSSSLNVSSDHTSTEVGTYKKLISTPHLPHRTVADEAQSDVNRTVRFSKYTFTKMKNSQILSQFNNNYITGNIPDTKITQGLEKNKTVNPLCEKAVQQQSMVKFSESSKQPSKEEEEKNRKYSPEEIQRKRQEALVRRMAKAQASSVKAAPT, encoded by the exons ATGAGTCGGCGAAGAAAACATGGGGACAGTCCTGGCCTGAAGAACACGCCGCGCAAAGCGACGGCAACTGAGGAATGCAGCTCGGTGGTCGAGCCGGGGAAGAGGCGGCTGAGGTCGGCCCACGGCTCGGGGCCCCGCGGGGCTAGAGAGAGGCCTACCCGGCCTCTGCCGCAGCAAGAGCAACCTCCAGCAGCCGCTTCGTGCAGTAAAAGTAACCCCGAGG AAATGTATGAAACACCTAAGAGAATGCTGCAAGTGGATTTATTGTCATCTACCTTCAGTTCTCCTAATGATCCAGATGGACTGAATGATATCTTTTGGGATCAGAATTCTCCAATGACAAAACAGTTAG gtaaaggaagaaaaaaacagatttacaCCACAGATAGTGATGAGATTTCCCATATTGTTAATCGTATTGCTCCTCAG GATGAGAAACCAACAACAGATTCCATGCTGGGCATGTGGATTGGTGCAACTGCTATTCCTTGCACTCCCAGTGTTGCAAAAGGAAAATCAAGAGCAAAAATCAGCTGCACAAA GTTGAAAACACAAAATCAGGAGGAAGAACTTATGAAACTGGCTAAACAGTTTGATAAAAATATGGAAGAGCTAGATGTGATTCAAGAGCAAAACAGAAATCATGATCTTATCCAGATGATTTCAGATGCAGAGACTTTAAATAATTACAGAGATAATGTACAGACACAGTTACTACATGATATAGTTCCTAAAGTAGACGCTACAGTAAAGAAACCAGTGAAAGAAAACACCAAGATGCCTTTGGTAAATGATCAAAATAGCAGTCAGAGGCCATTTGACCAAAATGCTGAAGCAGCCTTTATTGCCATTTTTGATGGTTCTACTCAGAAATGTAGTGGACAGTTAAGCCAGGATCTATCAGATGCTTTCTTGGACACCAGTAATATTAACTTTAGAATGAAAAATGCTTCGAAAGACAAAATCATTACTAATGAAGCGCTGGTCACTGAAAAACTGCCAGATAAAACTCCAGGATCACTTTCTCATCAAGTAGATATTCCTACAATGACAAAATCATATGTGACTTCCTGTATTAAGGAACCAGGAGCTTTTAATAGGCCCATTGATGCACTTACTACCAGTGATTTTGAGGATGATTGGGAAAACTTACTAAGTCATGAGCCTTTTATGCAGAATGTTGAAATGTCTGAACTTTTCCCCGCTCCTAAAATAGCCCAGATTGCTGATCAAAAGGAATTGTGTACCTTTAACAGTATAAATGATAAAAGTAAATCAGGAATGAATATAAGTCTAGACGCCAGGTTAAGAGATTCAAAAATGTTACAGAATCTTCCTTCAAAGACACATAACAGAGAATTAACAGATGCTACAAAATACAAATTGTCACCAGACCCAAATGGTAAACCAAACAAGTTATCATCcactggaaataaaatgaaatttgagaaaCTTTGTGATACAGTTATTCAAAACAGAATTCAAGACTGTGCAACTAGATCTAATCTGACAAAAGTAAAGGAAGATGCTCATATTAAATTTTCTCCTAATGTAAATACTTCTGGAAAAAAGTCTACTTTGAACACAGGAGGTCctaatgaacaaaaaaataagtcCATTTTTAATCAGAGTTTTAAAACACCTACTAATGTAGAGCCTTTAGGCTCTGCAACTTTGGGCAATAAAGCCAGTGTCGGTAACCCAAATCAGACTAATGCATCAAAGCTTACTTCTTTCTTTGATGACTGGAATGATCCATCATTTGCCAGTGAAATTATTAAAGCGGGTCATCAGTTAGAGAATACCTGGGAAGATGATGTGGATGATGATTTATTATACCAAGCCTGTGATGATATTGAAAGACTGACTCAGCAACAAGACATTAGAGTGAACAGCAGGACATCAGAAAGTGTACTTGGGATCAATAATAGTTCTAAACATGGAGCCAAAAACGTGGTTACTACACCTAAAAAAGGAAGTCAGTTGCTGCAATCAAAACATTTGAATCTGAACAGCATTTCAGCACATACATTTTCATTGACAAATAGCTCACAAGTAAATAAATCcgtgaagatggagaaaggggaaatTTGTGGAAATTCTCCGGGTTTTTTAGGTGCTACAACAAAATTGACTCTGTACTCTAAGAACTCAAATTGTCCAATGAATAATCTACATGTCTCTTGGAATAATAACACTGATGTTCCCATACAAGTGAATAGTTCCAGATCAGTTCTTACCGGAAGTTCAAGTTTGAATGTGAGTTCAGATCATACGAGTACAGAAGTTGGTACCTATAAGAAGTTGATAAGTACTCCACATCTGCCCCATAGGACCGTAGCAGATGAAGCTCAGAGTGACGTTAACAGAACAGTTAGATTTTCTAAGTACACATTcacaaagatgaaaaattctcaaattcTTTCCCAGTTTAATAACAATTATATAACAGGAAATATTCCTGATACCAAAATTACACagggtttggagaaaaataaaactgtcaaccCCTTATGTGAGAAGGCTGTTCAACAGCAATCTATGGTGAAATTTTCTGAATCTTCGAAACAGCCTTCCAAAG aggaagaagagaaaaatagaaagtattcTCCTgaagaaattcagagaaaaagacaagaagcATTGGTTCGAAGAATGGCCAAAGCACAGGCATCATCTGTAAAGGCAGCTCCCACCTAA
- the ETAA1 gene encoding ewing's tumor-associated antigen 1 isoform X4, which produces MLGMWIGATAIPCTPSVAKGKSRAKISCTKLKTQNQEEELMKLAKQFDKNMEELDVIQEQNRNHDLIQMISDAETLNNYRDNVQTQLLHDIVPKVDATVKKPVKENTKMPLVNDQNSSQRPFDQNAEAAFIAIFDGSTQKCSGQLSQDLSDAFLDTSNINFRMKNASKDKIITNEALVTEKLPDKTPGSLSHQVDIPTMTKSYVTSCIKEPGAFNRPIDALTTSDFEDDWENLLSHEPFMQNVEMSELFPAPKIAQIADQKELCTFNSINDKSKSGMNISLDARLRDSKMLQNLPSKTHNRELTDATKYKLSPDPNGKPNKLSSTGNKMKFEKLCDTVIQNRIQDCATRSNLTKVKEDAHIKFSPNVNTSGKKSTLNTGGPNEQKNKSIFNQSFKTPTNVEPLGSATLGNKASVGNPNQTNASKLTSFFDDWNDPSFASEIIKAGHQLENTWEDDVDDDLLYQACDDIERLTQQQDIRVNSRTSESVLGINNSSKHGAKNVVTTPKKGSQLLQSKHLNLNSISAHTFSLTNSSQVNKSVKMEKGEICGNSPGFLGATTKLTLYSKNSNCPMNNLHVSWNNNTDVPIQVNSSRSVLTGSSSLNVSSDHTSTEVGTYKKLISTPHLPHRTVADEAQSDVNRTVRFSKYTFTKMKNSQILSQFNNNYITGNIPDTKITQGLEKNKTVNPLCEKAVQQQSMVKFSESSKQPSKEEEEKNRKYSPEEIQRKRQEALVRRMAKAQASSVKAAPT; this is translated from the exons ATGCTGGGCATGTGGATTGGTGCAACTGCTATTCCTTGCACTCCCAGTGTTGCAAAAGGAAAATCAAGAGCAAAAATCAGCTGCACAAA GTTGAAAACACAAAATCAGGAGGAAGAACTTATGAAACTGGCTAAACAGTTTGATAAAAATATGGAAGAGCTAGATGTGATTCAAGAGCAAAACAGAAATCATGATCTTATCCAGATGATTTCAGATGCAGAGACTTTAAATAATTACAGAGATAATGTACAGACACAGTTACTACATGATATAGTTCCTAAAGTAGACGCTACAGTAAAGAAACCAGTGAAAGAAAACACCAAGATGCCTTTGGTAAATGATCAAAATAGCAGTCAGAGGCCATTTGACCAAAATGCTGAAGCAGCCTTTATTGCCATTTTTGATGGTTCTACTCAGAAATGTAGTGGACAGTTAAGCCAGGATCTATCAGATGCTTTCTTGGACACCAGTAATATTAACTTTAGAATGAAAAATGCTTCGAAAGACAAAATCATTACTAATGAAGCGCTGGTCACTGAAAAACTGCCAGATAAAACTCCAGGATCACTTTCTCATCAAGTAGATATTCCTACAATGACAAAATCATATGTGACTTCCTGTATTAAGGAACCAGGAGCTTTTAATAGGCCCATTGATGCACTTACTACCAGTGATTTTGAGGATGATTGGGAAAACTTACTAAGTCATGAGCCTTTTATGCAGAATGTTGAAATGTCTGAACTTTTCCCCGCTCCTAAAATAGCCCAGATTGCTGATCAAAAGGAATTGTGTACCTTTAACAGTATAAATGATAAAAGTAAATCAGGAATGAATATAAGTCTAGACGCCAGGTTAAGAGATTCAAAAATGTTACAGAATCTTCCTTCAAAGACACATAACAGAGAATTAACAGATGCTACAAAATACAAATTGTCACCAGACCCAAATGGTAAACCAAACAAGTTATCATCcactggaaataaaatgaaatttgagaaaCTTTGTGATACAGTTATTCAAAACAGAATTCAAGACTGTGCAACTAGATCTAATCTGACAAAAGTAAAGGAAGATGCTCATATTAAATTTTCTCCTAATGTAAATACTTCTGGAAAAAAGTCTACTTTGAACACAGGAGGTCctaatgaacaaaaaaataagtcCATTTTTAATCAGAGTTTTAAAACACCTACTAATGTAGAGCCTTTAGGCTCTGCAACTTTGGGCAATAAAGCCAGTGTCGGTAACCCAAATCAGACTAATGCATCAAAGCTTACTTCTTTCTTTGATGACTGGAATGATCCATCATTTGCCAGTGAAATTATTAAAGCGGGTCATCAGTTAGAGAATACCTGGGAAGATGATGTGGATGATGATTTATTATACCAAGCCTGTGATGATATTGAAAGACTGACTCAGCAACAAGACATTAGAGTGAACAGCAGGACATCAGAAAGTGTACTTGGGATCAATAATAGTTCTAAACATGGAGCCAAAAACGTGGTTACTACACCTAAAAAAGGAAGTCAGTTGCTGCAATCAAAACATTTGAATCTGAACAGCATTTCAGCACATACATTTTCATTGACAAATAGCTCACAAGTAAATAAATCcgtgaagatggagaaaggggaaatTTGTGGAAATTCTCCGGGTTTTTTAGGTGCTACAACAAAATTGACTCTGTACTCTAAGAACTCAAATTGTCCAATGAATAATCTACATGTCTCTTGGAATAATAACACTGATGTTCCCATACAAGTGAATAGTTCCAGATCAGTTCTTACCGGAAGTTCAAGTTTGAATGTGAGTTCAGATCATACGAGTACAGAAGTTGGTACCTATAAGAAGTTGATAAGTACTCCACATCTGCCCCATAGGACCGTAGCAGATGAAGCTCAGAGTGACGTTAACAGAACAGTTAGATTTTCTAAGTACACATTcacaaagatgaaaaattctcaaattcTTTCCCAGTTTAATAACAATTATATAACAGGAAATATTCCTGATACCAAAATTACACagggtttggagaaaaataaaactgtcaaccCCTTATGTGAGAAGGCTGTTCAACAGCAATCTATGGTGAAATTTTCTGAATCTTCGAAACAGCCTTCCAAAG aggaagaagagaaaaatagaaagtattcTCCTgaagaaattcagagaaaaagacaagaagcATTGGTTCGAAGAATGGCCAAAGCACAGGCATCATCTGTAAAGGCAGCTCCCACCTAA
- the ETAA1 gene encoding ewing's tumor-associated antigen 1 isoform X1 produces the protein MSRRRKHGDSPGLKNTPRKATATEECSSVVEPGKRRLRSAHGSGPRGARERPTRPLPQQEQPPAAASCSKSNPEGETWAARPLSASATQLHNPVPNRETPEMYETPKRMLQVDLLSSTFSSPNDPDGLNDIFWDQNSPMTKQLGKGRKKQIYTTDSDEISHIVNRIAPQDEKPTTDSMLGMWIGATAIPCTPSVAKGKSRAKISCTKLKTQNQEEELMKLAKQFDKNMEELDVIQEQNRNHDLIQMISDAETLNNYRDNVQTQLLHDIVPKVDATVKKPVKENTKMPLVNDQNSSQRPFDQNAEAAFIAIFDGSTQKCSGQLSQDLSDAFLDTSNINFRMKNASKDKIITNEALVTEKLPDKTPGSLSHQVDIPTMTKSYVTSCIKEPGAFNRPIDALTTSDFEDDWENLLSHEPFMQNVEMSELFPAPKIAQIADQKELCTFNSINDKSKSGMNISLDARLRDSKMLQNLPSKTHNRELTDATKYKLSPDPNGKPNKLSSTGNKMKFEKLCDTVIQNRIQDCATRSNLTKVKEDAHIKFSPNVNTSGKKSTLNTGGPNEQKNKSIFNQSFKTPTNVEPLGSATLGNKASVGNPNQTNASKLTSFFDDWNDPSFASEIIKAGHQLENTWEDDVDDDLLYQACDDIERLTQQQDIRVNSRTSESVLGINNSSKHGAKNVVTTPKKGSQLLQSKHLNLNSISAHTFSLTNSSQVNKSVKMEKGEICGNSPGFLGATTKLTLYSKNSNCPMNNLHVSWNNNTDVPIQVNSSRSVLTGSSSLNVSSDHTSTEVGTYKKLISTPHLPHRTVADEAQSDVNRTVRFSKYTFTKMKNSQILSQFNNNYITGNIPDTKITQGLEKNKTVNPLCEKAVQQQSMVKFSESSKQPSKEEEEKNRKYSPEEIQRKRQEALVRRMAKAQASSVKAAPT, from the exons ATGAGTCGGCGAAGAAAACATGGGGACAGTCCTGGCCTGAAGAACACGCCGCGCAAAGCGACGGCAACTGAGGAATGCAGCTCGGTGGTCGAGCCGGGGAAGAGGCGGCTGAGGTCGGCCCACGGCTCGGGGCCCCGCGGGGCTAGAGAGAGGCCTACCCGGCCTCTGCCGCAGCAAGAGCAACCTCCAGCAGCCGCTTCGTGCAGTAAAAGTAACCCCGAGGGTGAGACGTGGGCAGCGCGGCCTCTCAGTGCCTCTGCGACTCAGCTTCACAACCCCGTTCCTAACAGGGAAACGccgg AAATGTATGAAACACCTAAGAGAATGCTGCAAGTGGATTTATTGTCATCTACCTTCAGTTCTCCTAATGATCCAGATGGACTGAATGATATCTTTTGGGATCAGAATTCTCCAATGACAAAACAGTTAG gtaaaggaagaaaaaaacagatttacaCCACAGATAGTGATGAGATTTCCCATATTGTTAATCGTATTGCTCCTCAG GATGAGAAACCAACAACAGATTCCATGCTGGGCATGTGGATTGGTGCAACTGCTATTCCTTGCACTCCCAGTGTTGCAAAAGGAAAATCAAGAGCAAAAATCAGCTGCACAAA GTTGAAAACACAAAATCAGGAGGAAGAACTTATGAAACTGGCTAAACAGTTTGATAAAAATATGGAAGAGCTAGATGTGATTCAAGAGCAAAACAGAAATCATGATCTTATCCAGATGATTTCAGATGCAGAGACTTTAAATAATTACAGAGATAATGTACAGACACAGTTACTACATGATATAGTTCCTAAAGTAGACGCTACAGTAAAGAAACCAGTGAAAGAAAACACCAAGATGCCTTTGGTAAATGATCAAAATAGCAGTCAGAGGCCATTTGACCAAAATGCTGAAGCAGCCTTTATTGCCATTTTTGATGGTTCTACTCAGAAATGTAGTGGACAGTTAAGCCAGGATCTATCAGATGCTTTCTTGGACACCAGTAATATTAACTTTAGAATGAAAAATGCTTCGAAAGACAAAATCATTACTAATGAAGCGCTGGTCACTGAAAAACTGCCAGATAAAACTCCAGGATCACTTTCTCATCAAGTAGATATTCCTACAATGACAAAATCATATGTGACTTCCTGTATTAAGGAACCAGGAGCTTTTAATAGGCCCATTGATGCACTTACTACCAGTGATTTTGAGGATGATTGGGAAAACTTACTAAGTCATGAGCCTTTTATGCAGAATGTTGAAATGTCTGAACTTTTCCCCGCTCCTAAAATAGCCCAGATTGCTGATCAAAAGGAATTGTGTACCTTTAACAGTATAAATGATAAAAGTAAATCAGGAATGAATATAAGTCTAGACGCCAGGTTAAGAGATTCAAAAATGTTACAGAATCTTCCTTCAAAGACACATAACAGAGAATTAACAGATGCTACAAAATACAAATTGTCACCAGACCCAAATGGTAAACCAAACAAGTTATCATCcactggaaataaaatgaaatttgagaaaCTTTGTGATACAGTTATTCAAAACAGAATTCAAGACTGTGCAACTAGATCTAATCTGACAAAAGTAAAGGAAGATGCTCATATTAAATTTTCTCCTAATGTAAATACTTCTGGAAAAAAGTCTACTTTGAACACAGGAGGTCctaatgaacaaaaaaataagtcCATTTTTAATCAGAGTTTTAAAACACCTACTAATGTAGAGCCTTTAGGCTCTGCAACTTTGGGCAATAAAGCCAGTGTCGGTAACCCAAATCAGACTAATGCATCAAAGCTTACTTCTTTCTTTGATGACTGGAATGATCCATCATTTGCCAGTGAAATTATTAAAGCGGGTCATCAGTTAGAGAATACCTGGGAAGATGATGTGGATGATGATTTATTATACCAAGCCTGTGATGATATTGAAAGACTGACTCAGCAACAAGACATTAGAGTGAACAGCAGGACATCAGAAAGTGTACTTGGGATCAATAATAGTTCTAAACATGGAGCCAAAAACGTGGTTACTACACCTAAAAAAGGAAGTCAGTTGCTGCAATCAAAACATTTGAATCTGAACAGCATTTCAGCACATACATTTTCATTGACAAATAGCTCACAAGTAAATAAATCcgtgaagatggagaaaggggaaatTTGTGGAAATTCTCCGGGTTTTTTAGGTGCTACAACAAAATTGACTCTGTACTCTAAGAACTCAAATTGTCCAATGAATAATCTACATGTCTCTTGGAATAATAACACTGATGTTCCCATACAAGTGAATAGTTCCAGATCAGTTCTTACCGGAAGTTCAAGTTTGAATGTGAGTTCAGATCATACGAGTACAGAAGTTGGTACCTATAAGAAGTTGATAAGTACTCCACATCTGCCCCATAGGACCGTAGCAGATGAAGCTCAGAGTGACGTTAACAGAACAGTTAGATTTTCTAAGTACACATTcacaaagatgaaaaattctcaaattcTTTCCCAGTTTAATAACAATTATATAACAGGAAATATTCCTGATACCAAAATTACACagggtttggagaaaaataaaactgtcaaccCCTTATGTGAGAAGGCTGTTCAACAGCAATCTATGGTGAAATTTTCTGAATCTTCGAAACAGCCTTCCAAAG aggaagaagagaaaaatagaaagtattcTCCTgaagaaattcagagaaaaagacaagaagcATTGGTTCGAAGAATGGCCAAAGCACAGGCATCATCTGTAAAGGCAGCTCCCACCTAA
- the ETAA1 gene encoding ewing's tumor-associated antigen 1 isoform X2 → MSRRRKHGDSPGLKNTPRKATATEECSSVVEPGKRRLRSAHGSGPRGARERPTRPLPQQEQPPAAASCSKSNPEGETWAARPLSASATQLHNPVPNRETPEMYETPKRMLQVDLLSSTFSSPNDPDGLNDIFWDQNSPMTKQLGKGRKKQIYTTDSDEISHIVNRIAPQDEKPTTDSMLGMWIGATAIPCTPSVAKGKSRAKISCTKLKTQNQEEELMKLAKQFDKNMEELDVIQEQNRNHDLIQMISDAETLNNYRDNVQTQLLHDIVPKVDATVKKPVKENTKMPLVNDQNSSQRPFDQNAEAAFIAIFDGSTQKCSGQLSQDLSDAFLDTSNINFRMKNASKDKIITNEALVTEKLPDKTPGSLSHQVDIPTMTKSYVTSCIKEPGAFNRPIDALTTSDFEDDWENLLSHEPFMQNVEMSELFPAPKIAQIADQKELCTFNSINDKSKSGMNISLDARLRDSKMLQNLPSKTHNRELTDATKYKLSPDPNGKPNKLSSTGNKMKFEKLCDTVIQNRIQDCATRSNLTKVKEDAHIKFSPNVNTSGKKSTLNTGGPNEQKNKSIFNQSFKTPTNVEPLGSATLGNKASVGNPNQTNASKLTSFFDDWNDPSFASEIIKAGHQLENTWEDDVDDDLLYQACDDIERLTQQQDIRVNSRTSESVLGINNSSKHGAKNVVTTPKKGSQLLQSKHLNLNSISAHTFSLTNSSQVNKSVKMEKGEICGNSPGFLGATTKLTLYSKNSNCPMNNLHVSWNNNTDVPIQVNSSRSVLTGSSSLNVSSDHTSTEVGTYKKLISTPHLPHRTVADEAQSDVNRTVRFSKYTFTKMKNSQILSQFNNNYITGNIPDTKITQGLEKNKTVNPLCEKAVQQQSMVKFSESSKQPSKGRKGKQMVYLGQISALVNKTNVL, encoded by the exons ATGAGTCGGCGAAGAAAACATGGGGACAGTCCTGGCCTGAAGAACACGCCGCGCAAAGCGACGGCAACTGAGGAATGCAGCTCGGTGGTCGAGCCGGGGAAGAGGCGGCTGAGGTCGGCCCACGGCTCGGGGCCCCGCGGGGCTAGAGAGAGGCCTACCCGGCCTCTGCCGCAGCAAGAGCAACCTCCAGCAGCCGCTTCGTGCAGTAAAAGTAACCCCGAGGGTGAGACGTGGGCAGCGCGGCCTCTCAGTGCCTCTGCGACTCAGCTTCACAACCCCGTTCCTAACAGGGAAACGccgg AAATGTATGAAACACCTAAGAGAATGCTGCAAGTGGATTTATTGTCATCTACCTTCAGTTCTCCTAATGATCCAGATGGACTGAATGATATCTTTTGGGATCAGAATTCTCCAATGACAAAACAGTTAG gtaaaggaagaaaaaaacagatttacaCCACAGATAGTGATGAGATTTCCCATATTGTTAATCGTATTGCTCCTCAG GATGAGAAACCAACAACAGATTCCATGCTGGGCATGTGGATTGGTGCAACTGCTATTCCTTGCACTCCCAGTGTTGCAAAAGGAAAATCAAGAGCAAAAATCAGCTGCACAAA GTTGAAAACACAAAATCAGGAGGAAGAACTTATGAAACTGGCTAAACAGTTTGATAAAAATATGGAAGAGCTAGATGTGATTCAAGAGCAAAACAGAAATCATGATCTTATCCAGATGATTTCAGATGCAGAGACTTTAAATAATTACAGAGATAATGTACAGACACAGTTACTACATGATATAGTTCCTAAAGTAGACGCTACAGTAAAGAAACCAGTGAAAGAAAACACCAAGATGCCTTTGGTAAATGATCAAAATAGCAGTCAGAGGCCATTTGACCAAAATGCTGAAGCAGCCTTTATTGCCATTTTTGATGGTTCTACTCAGAAATGTAGTGGACAGTTAAGCCAGGATCTATCAGATGCTTTCTTGGACACCAGTAATATTAACTTTAGAATGAAAAATGCTTCGAAAGACAAAATCATTACTAATGAAGCGCTGGTCACTGAAAAACTGCCAGATAAAACTCCAGGATCACTTTCTCATCAAGTAGATATTCCTACAATGACAAAATCATATGTGACTTCCTGTATTAAGGAACCAGGAGCTTTTAATAGGCCCATTGATGCACTTACTACCAGTGATTTTGAGGATGATTGGGAAAACTTACTAAGTCATGAGCCTTTTATGCAGAATGTTGAAATGTCTGAACTTTTCCCCGCTCCTAAAATAGCCCAGATTGCTGATCAAAAGGAATTGTGTACCTTTAACAGTATAAATGATAAAAGTAAATCAGGAATGAATATAAGTCTAGACGCCAGGTTAAGAGATTCAAAAATGTTACAGAATCTTCCTTCAAAGACACATAACAGAGAATTAACAGATGCTACAAAATACAAATTGTCACCAGACCCAAATGGTAAACCAAACAAGTTATCATCcactggaaataaaatgaaatttgagaaaCTTTGTGATACAGTTATTCAAAACAGAATTCAAGACTGTGCAACTAGATCTAATCTGACAAAAGTAAAGGAAGATGCTCATATTAAATTTTCTCCTAATGTAAATACTTCTGGAAAAAAGTCTACTTTGAACACAGGAGGTCctaatgaacaaaaaaataagtcCATTTTTAATCAGAGTTTTAAAACACCTACTAATGTAGAGCCTTTAGGCTCTGCAACTTTGGGCAATAAAGCCAGTGTCGGTAACCCAAATCAGACTAATGCATCAAAGCTTACTTCTTTCTTTGATGACTGGAATGATCCATCATTTGCCAGTGAAATTATTAAAGCGGGTCATCAGTTAGAGAATACCTGGGAAGATGATGTGGATGATGATTTATTATACCAAGCCTGTGATGATATTGAAAGACTGACTCAGCAACAAGACATTAGAGTGAACAGCAGGACATCAGAAAGTGTACTTGGGATCAATAATAGTTCTAAACATGGAGCCAAAAACGTGGTTACTACACCTAAAAAAGGAAGTCAGTTGCTGCAATCAAAACATTTGAATCTGAACAGCATTTCAGCACATACATTTTCATTGACAAATAGCTCACAAGTAAATAAATCcgtgaagatggagaaaggggaaatTTGTGGAAATTCTCCGGGTTTTTTAGGTGCTACAACAAAATTGACTCTGTACTCTAAGAACTCAAATTGTCCAATGAATAATCTACATGTCTCTTGGAATAATAACACTGATGTTCCCATACAAGTGAATAGTTCCAGATCAGTTCTTACCGGAAGTTCAAGTTTGAATGTGAGTTCAGATCATACGAGTACAGAAGTTGGTACCTATAAGAAGTTGATAAGTACTCCACATCTGCCCCATAGGACCGTAGCAGATGAAGCTCAGAGTGACGTTAACAGAACAGTTAGATTTTCTAAGTACACATTcacaaagatgaaaaattctcaaattcTTTCCCAGTTTAATAACAATTATATAACAGGAAATATTCCTGATACCAAAATTACACagggtttggagaaaaataaaactgtcaaccCCTTATGTGAGAAGGCTGTTCAACAGCAATCTATGGTGAAATTTTCTGAATCTTCGAAACAGCCTTCCAAAG gaaggaaggggaaacagATGGTGTATTTGGGGCAAATATCTGCCTTAGTTAACAAGACAAATGTCTTATAA